Genomic window (Argopecten irradians isolate NY chromosome 13, Ai_NY, whole genome shotgun sequence):
CAAATATGTGTTTACATGAATGTAAAGGTCACCCCAAACTACCCCCACCACTTCCGCCACATTCCTCCAGCGTTATTCGGCATGCAttagtgagatagcactataaaaatgcgAATGTTCAACAATTTCTGAATTAATGGAACACGATATAACCATACCACAGGCTCTAAAAATATACAGACCGCAACATATTGCACATATGGGTGAATGTCCTCAAATGACAATAAACAAATCCCAACTAAATACTtcgaggcctagagacctgacaCTGAGTATGTAAAATATGCTAGGACAAAGAACAATGTCAAAAAGTTAATTGATGTAAACGGGATCCTAAATAGTTAATACAACCAAATGCATTTTTTATGTCGGATTTTAAAGTCCGTCAACTTCTTAATCAagacaaacacaaaacacatgATAATTAACGATAGAAAATAAAAGaagacaaaatatataataaagcaGCCCACATAAACCTTTCTTTGAAAGGTGTCAAAAGACAGAACATTTCGGGGTGGGGTAGGGTCTTCAAATAATAAACACGCAATTTCTTAAGCGGCCTTAAAACACCGTGTCAAAGGTCATAGGGGAAAACCgcttatatcattacaaaatttTGCATGGTGGACTACGTAAGAAATTTAGCAAGGTGCGAGATTTTTTAAGACGCAACTGTAAAACTgctttgaaaacaaaaacaaacagcAGGAAAAAGAACTAGATACATGTTTCAAAGATGTTCTCGGCCGATTTGAGGAGTTTTCTTACTTTATTAAAAttcttgtttcatttttttgtcttcttttattttctgttgttaaATGTATATCCGTGTTAGTATTTTGTGTATGGCTTAATAAGGAGGTTGACTGTCTCATTCTATTTTCTTCACGGTTAGGATTTTGTTTTGCCCCGTAAATTTTTTTTGCCCCGTAAATCAATGTATGGTTTTAAATACATTCTATTCTTACTGATATCGTTTTTGTTACACGAAATTAGCTTAACTTTTACAAATAAACTTTGTGACAGAATGGACATGTTTCAAATGGACATATTTCTATGCAAACTATATGGCCTATTAATTATTGATTCAAAGTTACCCTTTCCAAAATATCAATCTATCAAAAGGAAAGCAAAGtaaaaaaactcattttaatacGATTCCTATGAACATAGTTTAATATGGCTTGCATCTGCTAAAGATTCAATGTCAACTAAGGATGTGTAATGTTTTGGATTACGAAGAATGCTTGAAGCACTAAAGCTCGAATAACTTACCTACGGGAAGTAACATGCAATTGTCTCAAGATGTTGTCGAAGTCGATAACCAGATGTGGAGAGTTTAGATCTCTACTTAATTTGATCACATATAATTATTCATGATTATCATTGTCTACGATTCATACATAAACCTCCTACGGGATATTCAGGAATGCACACCATAATGAATCCATTTTAAATTGCGATAATAACACAATGAAAGCTTCAGAATAATTGAAAATTAGATATAAATTTCTATATCagcaatataaaaacaaaagtttcGTTTGTTATCGCTCCAACAGCAATATCCTATAATAACTCTAGATATAATTAATGAAACAGTGTTTACTATAAACGTGAAAAGATATTTtaccaaaacaaaaacaacaaaagacgCAATGCAAAATCAAGGGATACCTACACAGAAACATTACATGAGCTCCAAATAGAGTATATAAAGTAAAACATGAAATGTTCTTTTGCTCTGATTTGTCATTAGAAGAATGAAGACCTTATAACCAGAACCTAACAGCGGGTTTCCTAAAAATTAGAATGAGTTACTGCCAGCTTTAACCTAAAAAATGTGCCAAATTATGTTTGATTTGTTTCTTACAGCAACGCCGACGACTACAACCACTCCAACGATTACAACAACTCCAACGACTACAACCACTCCAACGACTACAACAACGCCGACGACTACAACCACTCCAACGACTACAACAACTCCAACGACTACAACGACTCAAACGACAACAACGACTCCAACGACTACAACCACTCAAACAACTACAACCACTCCGACAACTACaaccactccaacaactacaacttcGACAACTACaaccactccaacaactacaaccactccaacaactacgACAACCCCTACGACTACaaccactccaacaactacaaccactccaacaactacaaccactccaacaactacgACAACCCCTACAActactaccactccaacaactactaccactccaacaactacgactacaaccactccaacaactacaaccacTCCGACGACTACAActactccaacaactacaactccGACAACTACAACCACTCCAACAACTCCGACGACTACaaccactccaacaaccacaacaacTCCGACGACTACAACCACTCCTACAACTCCGACGACtacaacaactacaaccacCCCAACGACTACCACCACCCCAACAACTACAACCACCCCGACGACTACAACTACACCAACGACAACTACAAAGTCTCCATTTGTTCCCGTCCATGCCTCGTGTACCAGCCACATCCAGTGTCCACCCCACTCCATGTGTCGACCAAATGCCTGTAAAGGGTTTACCTGTCTCTGTGACGTAGGCTTCATAATGTCTTTGGATTCCTTATCGTGCATTAAAGGTGACGATCTAACCCATAGAGGATTTGTATTTAGTTTATAGCAAAAATCGTCTATGCTTTATATCTAATTGATCTTAAATACAAAACACTTAAGTGGCTTGATATAAAAAGAATTTTGATTGGGTGATGAAATGATACAGGAAATTGTCTATGCTTTATATCTAATTGATCTTAAATACAAACACTTAAGTTTAAGTCACTTTTTAAGGATATTTTTTGATTGGCCGATGAGATAttacaataattttgtaaaggaaaagacatattagtgtctgtgtattttttaaatggataagatgtacatatatacagtaaatcaagaatatattgtacagtgtacCACGGACATtggaaatttaaatataaactttgaaCATTTATGATTAAAAGCAAGACATTACAATACAAATCAGAAAACAAATCGTGTTcagaaatttagaaaaaaaaatgtttttagttaGTTTTCATTAAACAAGTGAGCATAGAATCATATCAAACATCGACTATTATATGGTATTTTGCAATTCAGCTTCCAGAGTAGGAGAATCCTGTAGTCCAAAAGAAACTCGGTGCCTATCGCCATTTTCCGGCTGCATGGACACATGTCGTTGCTATGATGCTTTCGTTCCGACAGCCGACGGAAGATGCCGACTCGCCACGACGAGTTTCGTCGGCGAGGCGTGTGGTACTATGGGATGTGAATACCCCGCAAAATGCATTTCCGGAATATGCACATGTATGCCTCCCTTCCGGTCTATGACGGAAGAGGAATTCTGGGTAGATCCTCTAGTGACGAAACAATGTGAAAAGGAGGATTTTTCTATGTGTAAGTAAATAACGAGGAGACAAATAccggtttatttatttattatttgtttgtttttatttatatctgtTTCTGTATAGCACGATCGTCCATATTATCATAGCGGGAAAATGATGGTAAAACTTATGATGTcgttttttaattgtttacaaaGAATTGTTTTTAAGTGAAACATATCTATTATATGAGaagttacatatttttacatagATTTGCTAAGTTATGATCTTGACAATGTGTAAATAAATCTCTTTGTAGGGAAATGTAATGGAATTCTAATCGACATTCCAGAAGCACTTAGGACGACAACAACCACTGGTAAGCTATCTCGTCCATTTATAttacagttacctcccttgtgagtaggtatccattgtgacgtcatggttTTGTGAGTGAAACTCATCTCGTGTtctgtaaaacatgacgtcacaataaatacctgctggtaagagcagataactctgtaatatacaaatacaggaaACTGCACAGAATGGCGGTACAAAGCATATCTACGAAAACTAGTTTTAGTAATaaagaaatgttgttttttaatattacttttattttatatacattttgtgtaaCATCACTGTCTTTGTTATTCATTGTCGTTGGAAGTTCTtagatctttttttttcagaaatatttcatttcacatattaataATTTTTGGAGAAGTAAATAGTTTAGActtaacaaatataaacatataatatgCCTTCACAGTTAACTGAAAATTTGATTCACATTATGACTTGAAATGTCCTTGTGAGTTACGTTTCTGtagatatttaatattatataattacagaaccaacaacaacaacagtgACTGAAGCTACAACAGAAACAACGCAAACAACAACCCAActgacaacaacaacaacaaccgAAGTTGTAACAACTACTACAGAAGCAATAACTACAACAGAAGcatcaacaacaccaacaacaccaacaacatcGACTCCATCAACAACACCAATCACAACTTCAACAACTACAGAGAATATACAGGTTCACGTATTCGAACAATGTTCGAGACATACCGACTGTCCTGATAACTCGAAGTGCCGCCCGAACTCTTGTGGAGGGTTTGTCTGTCTCTGTAACAAGGGGTATATCAGTTCACCGGATAACATCCAGTGTATGAAAGGTATGCTGTTTTTAGCTACCTAAAAAATTCTTATATGCACAACACAACAGAAGGTACATGAGTGATTcaaaagaaactgtaattaaatgttATCAATATCTTTCcaggaaaaaaaagtttattcgTATCCATATCCAAATCATATTAATTCTGTATGTCTTAATGTTTGATAATAAACCCATTGTAGACACACATACTGTTAAAAGCATGTTACGCATAACAAAACTTCATCAAATTCAATAACATCTAAGAATTCGTTTCATAGTACTAGATTCATATTCTCGTATTTGAGATAACTCACAGTCATTCTGTATCCAATGCTTTCAGCCAGCCGTATAGGAGAACCATGTGATGCCGGAAGTAGATGTATGTCGCCTTTTGCTGGCTGTCAATTGCAGTGTAAATGCTACGACAAATTTGTAGCGTCGGCCGACGGTCGCTGTAAACTATGGTCGTCTGCGTTTGTCGATGAACCGTGTGGTGAAAAGGGGTGTGAGTTTCCCGCCAAATGTAACGAAGGAGTTTGCCGGTGTGTGGCGCCCTACCGGAAAATGTCAGAAGAAGAATTCTGGGTAAATCCGCTGGAAACATCACAGTGCCATAAAGTTAACTTTTCTTTAGGTAAGTTTTACCCATATCCCATTTCTTCTATTTCGTGCCAGTAAAATATGGACATAAATACTTAAAAGAAGTATCAccacatacaataaaacacggttataacctctggggaccaacaaaatcacttcgttataaacatagttcgttataaacatattacatataacGTTAAAACCATTAATTCGCTTTAAGAAtgttcgttataaacgtgttttactgtatatagatataaatgaaataaacattatgaaatattatattacaatgtatatattagtCCTGTTATTGAAATCAATACGATTTACCCATTCTTATTCTTTTTTTCTGAGGTCTAAAAATTTCTGTGTGATTAAAATGTCTACACTTTAAGGTAATGAAAAGTATATCACcgaataaaattaatattccGTActcctttttttcattttgtattaacGACTTAACGTTAtgcttttgttattgtttacttaaagatgccgacagagcataaatggtacccatcatttgaacaataattggtgtttaatcgtgtatatatatgtctaattaactcaAAAAAGAATACAAACTAATTGATTTTGCtgtcggtgcatgcgcaatcagtactgtattccatataggacatagtgccacggatttttttcgggatacaattaatcattttcgatatttttgtcttgaagtaaaataagaagctcagacttttcaatggtggtaatagtgtaaagttagtaacttttataactgacaaaaaataataaatcgtctGGCCCTgcttttgatagagaaaaatgatcatttgtcagcggtggagcatctttaatgatagtattattgtttatttaaagtgattttgctataaattttatttacagttaaattgttttgttttacttacagttattttgttattgttgattgtttatttataattattttgtttaattacagttattttgttattgtttatttataattacattgtttatttacagttatgtgtaATGGAGAGTATATAGATGTCCCAGAGACATTATCGGCTGAATGGAAAGATCTTATTGAGGGTAAGAATTTACAAACGACTGAATTGGCACATATAGAGTTGATTTGAGTTGGTGGTTCGATGTCTTATCTGCCACTTAGAGCCCCCACTCTGGCATGCTTAAAACACTGCTAGTAATAATTTATTGAACAAAACAAGGTAGTTCTAccttataatataaaaaaatgtatattattcgGCCCATATATTTCCAAACAAAAAGTATCCACTTAAGTCAAAAGTTACCTAATCGAATAATATAAACTCCCTATATGACgtatgcaatctgattaaaatacagatccttataaccactccgttatataaaggatctgacaatattcCATAGGAGGttacgtccagatgacctttataccacgtggtcttcatataggatacattttctacacctgtcacatccattgaaaaACAATTCGCTTTATTGTGCTCtatgggcgagatgactacgtaaaccaaaataattttgacagttttttttttcaaattatttcgtccctgaaattcactgtcaaaattttgcaagtagcaatttgattggccatttccaaaggtcacctggacatgacccctaatgtgattttctcagatcctcttattaaacgtagtgataataaggatctgtattttaatcagattgatgaCTTATGTCAAAATAGCATCGGTTAATTTCGGGAAAATAGATTGCCCACTCGCATTCACTGTTTTCGAAAAAGCTTAAATTATATAGGTAAATATCGCtacaatatattattttgattgcTGAAAAGTATATGTATGAAGACCAGATTGGTGttattataacaaaacaatgtgtCATGTGCATTTTAGATTTACATGTTGATATCTTTTTTTGAGAATTTCATGATAACAGGTTCGCAAATATGTTTTTAAGAATGGCTGATTTTGTCAATTTACTCTTTCAATCGATAATTTCTACTAAATATACGTCACTAACGCAGAATACGTGTATGACGTATCGACCATGTTAGGCTTGGTCATGTGACTACTAATACTGCCCTCgatttgtatttcaataaacATAACCTTAGCAAAGGAATAAAATTACTCGTGCATCTCAATCTTCAGCAAAACGATTGGCGGATCAACAAACTACTTTAAGTCATGAAACGACAACGACGGATACGATTCCCGTCACATCACTTGAAACAACGTTACAGACGACGAGGTCCTGGATTGAAACagaaagtgacgtcattggaaccAACCTGAACACGAATCCAAACAGTCGTAAACTGTACACATCCTGCACCAGTCACGGACAGTGTCCGACATCCGCCAGGTGTCGACCTAATGCTTGTCATGGCTTTGTGTGCCTATGTAACGCAAAATTCACGTCTTCAGAAGATAACACTTTCTGCTTCCATGGTAAGGGGGGCAATTCTGAATTCTTTCTTTTGATTGTTGCTTATTCTATCGAGGCAAGAATGATTATGCCATTAAGTTAATGTTGCagacaaacaataaaatgatatttggcAAATCATTAACATCGAACCATTCCATTTCGCTTTCATTCTTTCTCGTAATTACGCGAATTACGCATTTTGCGAAAGTTAATGTCTTTGCGAACTTTAGCTTTTAGCGACGCACAACATTACTCAGCCCATACAAGCGTTTTAACTTATGCTCTCAAAAATGTTCTTGATTTTCATTTCTTCGATTCAGCTGTCAAAGTGGGTGATGCATGCAACAAAAACACAGACAAGTGCTTATCTCCCTTTGCGAATTGTGCCTCCGGTAGGTGTCAGTGTTACCAGCCATTCATTTCGACCGACGATGGACGCTGTAGACACTCCATGGCAGCGTTCGTCGGAGAGACATGCGGAGGTAGAATTGGTTGCGAGTATCCTGCTTCCTGTGAAAATAACGTGTGCTCGTGTGTAACACCACATAGAATGAAAACTAAAGAAGAAGCCTGGATTCATCCGCTAGAGACGAAACAGTGTAATGAGGTTTCTTTCTCAATAAGTAAGTGTAGCGTTATTTAAGTTacatgtgccgtaattttcatactcacgaatcaagatgagctctAAGTGTTTCATGTATTCattacaaaaattatcaacaatttGTAAAATACTACACTTAGTTTTGAATTTTGGCGGTTATGCGAAGAATCGTTTTATATACATTCACCTGGCCCGTGCTCGAACAGGACAGAGGTCGAACACGTACTTTATTTTTCGCATCTCTTTGCTAAAATCAGTCGATTCTTTTGTTCATGGTGCATGATATTTGTGGTGTGTGCTGACACTTTTCTTCCGCCAATGAGAAAAGTTCGcttaccagttacgtaatttgaATAAAAGCAGACGACTTCTAACAGCAAATCTCAAAATTTACGATCGCCAAAATAAACAGCAGcgcatgaaaaattaaaaacatacaaaaaatatttaattatgttaaaatgatagcaaaacatCTCTTCCTAAAGAAAAATAGcatttacaacattttttaGTCTAAGTAACGAAAAACTGTTATTTATCTGGTTCACTTCCCGCCCCGTTAAaagtaggtttcgcccaaccaaatgaatactttatttttgtaaaatccgataaactgaagaaaagataaaaaaaaacatacgaAGAATGCCtcaatttattttcttaatgcGTATGTGagtgaacaaatgtgtcttgaatataAAATTGAAGGAAATGCTTATCTatggttgtcatggttacaGTGCTGTGTGATGGAAGGCTACTCGATGTCCCAGAGGAATTGTTGCCAGAGTGGGAGGACTATATTAGAGGTATTTATATGATGTTCCATATATCAATACCACACTGAATTGTTTGCTATGTTCCCATAGCATAAACATATATCAAGTTTGTTATTGAAAACGTAACCCAAAGAAGTGTGTTAAAGATTTTAAAGTTAATGCAATTAATCGTGTATTAGCTCTAAGAATTAGATGcagtattttgtttgaaacACAACTCTAACCTTGCAAATTCATTAAATCTTTAAGTTCTGAAATAATTTTTGATTCACTTCTTTATTCTAAAATATGACATTGTGATCTATGTTATcgaattatgaaatattttgccGAAGGCAACAAATTTAATGTTTCTGGAATAATTTTGATCACCTTGTCATTTTTGTTAAGTGCCTATTTTCTGTTTCTCATGTTAAGAGTTGTCAAATAAATCGAAATATCCTAACAATAGACCACTGGTGAATATACAAATTCATCGGAATGTTTTTTCGGCTGTTGAATCAAACATGTGATTTTCCTCACAGCTTACAAAGCAAGACTTGGGATTACGACACCCTCACAATTAACCTCCTCGGCTCCAGTAGACACAACATCGACCTCTACTACAGCTACAGACTCCCCTACCATCCCGCCATCGTCAACAACCCAGGGGTACGTTTCTGGGCTGTTGGAAGCCTGTTCGAGACAGGACCATTGCCCGCCGAACTCCAGGTGTCGCCCTAGGTCGTGTGATGGGTACGTCTGCATATGCAACAGGGGATATGTAGTCTCAGATGATAAGAAGACGTGCGTCAAAGGTACGTGATATTGTAAACGAAAAGCAGGATTTGACAGGATGATCCAAAGAGGGAGGGGGCGGATAAGGGTAAATGCAACTACCCAAACTAAACATGGCGACTATACATAAAACGGAGAAATCGTACTGTTTGTTCACAGAATAGATGGCCATTTTGTTGGATTAACAAGAAACGTGTATACATGTGATATGACTGGAGCTGGATGATCAGTGATTTCTAGTGAGAACCAGATTAGGGTAACTGCAATTGCCCAAATTCAACATCCACTACGCAAAATTACTAGGAAATTGTACGGCCCACTAtttttccgaaacaaaaacaaaaacaaatcttaAGAAGTTTCTTAGGAtatcataagaaaatatatgtcGATGGCTGCAATACCAATCcaatgctttgtttgtttgattattttaacgtcatattaatagtcagggtcatgtaaggacggcctcccatgtatgcagtgtgtagcatgTGTAAAGttcgaggtgcgtgttttgggagactgcggtatattcatgttgtgtcatcttgtatagtggaacttttgccctttttatagtgctatgtcactgaagcatgccgatgaagacaccaagtaacacaccctatccggtcacattttactgacaacgggcgaaccagtcgtcccactccctgtatgctgagtgctaagcaggaacagaaactacaacttttatagacttctcggccaggggatagaacccagagccttcctcacagagactaacgctcaactcaaggtcaaaagtgaggcagtgccaagggagatattaggaaaaataaagtcagttaggaaaaacagaaaaataagaagaataagaacataaattcagtcgccttttacgaccatgcgataagggcagcaggtacttttcaaacgccctacctgcagggcaaatGTCATGGGTAgtataatgttaacatttaatattaatttgccgtctggcgcagtgatagtcaactgaAGCGCGGTAATTCAGACGACGGCGGGATACACAAGAcgacccgtgttatgaaaataaatatttaatttatactaatttaattgttcagaaggtgatttTGAGCGTAGTATTTATAAGTTTTGCGactcttcaaaattatcaatctagttgcaatttccattttaaaaattaaaagcagtGTCGGAAATGTAGTGTGCCTACAATACCGTATGACCGTTATTTTTGtggaaattatattttatgatcTGGCGGATAATCACCATggtcatgaaaattaaaaaataggaTTGAACTATCTTCATTTTTGATgctaaatttcaacattttgatTTGCTAAAATTTGAATCCCGTTGTTAAGATTCGCGAATGTTTGTACTGAAAAAAGCGGCGGCTGTATGATATTCGTTTTAGGCGATTGACCGTCCGTGCATGATAAAATCGATATTTTAGTGTTTAGTAGTGATTACTTACATTATTTACGCGACAAATAAATACAGAACAGCGAGAGAGCATGAACGCGAATTGAAATATTTGGCGATTATTtgtagaaaatgtatatatgaacGCCTGTTTTTCATAACGAACTCAGAACTAATCGATTGATGAAAATAAGGAATATCCGAGTTATTCTACACGCACTAGTTTACTGTAGTATTATTACAATGATTTATCGGTTTTTTACTGACACgtaaaaattttaataaattgattAATGATTATCTTACTGAAGTCATTTGACGAATAAACTTTCTTCAATTTGATGATAAAGCATTCAtgaaaaacgaaaacaaaacatCGCTTTTAAATTAAACCATTGTATAACTGAAGTCATTTGATGAACAaactttttttcaacattttgataaatcatTGAATAAACACAAAACAAGACACCCTTTATACCATTGTCTAACTCGTCATTTGACGAACGAGGCAACATCCTCAGGTATAATGCTTGATATACagtaaattatttataattacactttttaaaatgctgatatatttaatattttttacaatcTCTTTAGCAATGAGAGTGGGAGAAATGTGTGACCCGGAGGTTTCCCGATGTATTTCTCCGTTCGCCGCATGTGCTGGCGTGTGTCGGTGCTACGA
Coding sequences:
- the LOC138305759 gene encoding salivary glue protein Sgs-3-like, producing MHQTELSALATTPTTTTTPTITTTPTTTTTPTTTTTPTTTTTPTTTTTPTTTTTQTTTTTPTTTTTQTTTTTPTTTTTPTTTTSTTTTTPTTTTTPTTTTTPTTTTTPTTTTTPTTTTTPTTTTTPTTTTTPTTTTTPTTTTTTTPTTTTTPTTTTTPTTTTPTTTTTPTTPTTTTTPTTTTTPTTTTTPTTPTTTTTTTTPTTTTTPTTTTTPTTTTTPTTTTKSPFVPVHASCTSHIQCPPHSMCRPNACKGFTCLCDVGFIMSLDSLSCIKGDDLTHRGFVFSL